From Dermacentor albipictus isolate Rhodes 1998 colony unplaced genomic scaffold, USDA_Dalb.pri_finalv2 scaffold_17, whole genome shotgun sequence, one genomic window encodes:
- the LOC139052065 gene encoding micronuclear linker histone polyprotein-like: MTLEEGQAEKEAAPPRKTRAKRKPAAADDGGSPSEEAPVVKRPRGRTAKDPSKPTTGSRSVKPGTPKANATTASAKVRKASDEAARDADVNVPSTSKGLSQKAPKVRRKTHTRSSSPADASSVAARATKRRHRSRSHSHASSSHHHARRGRSRGGSRHSSGRGRGGRKHRGSHRGTSRTSSESTHGRKRGRRSRRHRSLSTLSAASTATKTGGRRRRHARSNRSSSSRGGRRAKSKMAASRSSSRSRRAKRTSAAKAAKSDRRK; the protein is encoded by the coding sequence ATGACGCTCGAGGAGGGTCAAGCCGAGAAGGAAGCGGCCCCGCCCAGGAAGACCCgggcgaagcggaagccggctgctgccgacgacGGGGGCAGTCCATCCGAAGAGGCACCCGTCGTCAAGCGGCCGCGAGGAAGGACTGCCAAGGACCCGTCCAAACCAACGACGGGGTCCCGGTCTGTGAAACCAGGAACGCCGAAAGCCAACGCGACCACAGCTTCGGCCAAGGTGAGGAAGGCCTCCGATGAAGCGGCACGCGACGCCGACGTGAACGTCCCGTCCACCAGCAAGGGACTTTCACAAAAGGCGCCGAAAGTGAGGCGCAAGACGCACACACGGAGCTCCTCCCCCGCAGATGCCTCCTCGGTCGCTGCCAGGGCTACCAAGCGACGGCACCGCTCGCGTAGTCACTCCCACGCCAGCAGCAGCCACCACCATGCCAGGAGGGGAAGGAGCCGTGGCGGATCTCGACACTCGTCCGGCCGCGGCCGAGGTGGCCGCAAGCACAGAGGCAGTCACCGAGGGACGTCCCGCACCAGCTCGGAGAGCACCCACGGGAGAAAGCGGGGACGCCGCAGCCGACGCCACCGCTCCCTGAGCACCTTGTCTGCAGCGAGCACGGCAACCAAGACTGGCGGGAGACGGCGCCGCCACGCCCGTAGCAACCGCTCGTCGTCGAGCCGTGGAGGCAGGCGTGCCAAGTCCAAGATGGCGGCAAGCAGATCTTCCTCGAGATCACGGCGGGCCAAGCGGACGAGTGCTGCCAAGGCCGCGAAAAGTGACAGACGCAAGTGA